Genomic DNA from Leptospirillum ferriphilum:
GGACTCGACATGGCCCTCCAGTTTGAAGTGGTCATGGCCCCCTATGGAGCCCGGGCATTGCTCGGAAAAGTGGTGACAACCTCGATCATCCGGGACATGGGCCCCGTCCTGGCTTCGCTTGTCATGTCCGCCCGGGTCACGGCCGGGATTTCGTCCGAGCTCGGCATGATGAATTCTACCCAGCAGATCGACGCTCTTCGCGTCATGGGTGTCGATCCCCTGGACCGACTGGTCGCTCCCCGCATTTTTGCCGGGATCGTGATGATGCCCATCCTCAGTATTTCCGGTGATTTTCTGGCACTTCTGGCAGGTCTCGGCATCTCCATGGCGGTCGGTCATGTGCCGGCCCCCCTGTTCTGGTCGGGTGTCCGGGACGCCCTGACGGCCCAGAACCTGACGGATGCTTTTCTGAAGCCTCTCTTCTTCGGATTCATTCTCACATCGATCGGCTGTTATTACGGGATGAAAAGCGCTTCAGGCGCCTTTGGCGTTGGAAAGAGCACGACCAAGGCCGTCGTGTCGGCGGCGATCTGGATTCTGG
This window encodes:
- a CDS encoding MlaE family ABC transporter permease, with protein sequence MLDLFQSMGDFALMVSKSFRYMVTHFRTGDTLIQMDRIGVGSIPIVFLASIFAGLDMALQFEVVMAPYGARALLGKVVTTSIIRDMGPVLASLVMSARVTAGISSELGMMNSTQQIDALRVMGVDPLDRLVAPRIFAGIVMMPILSISGDFLALLAGLGISMAVGHVPAPLFWSGVRDALTAQNLTDAFLKPLFFGFILTSIGCYYGMKSASGAFGVGKSTTKAVVSAAIWILVANFLLSKLLINVWGLTG